The following coding sequences are from one Nicotiana tomentosiformis chromosome 3, ASM39032v3, whole genome shotgun sequence window:
- the LOC104115363 gene encoding root phototropism protein 3-like, which produces MKKLALPEPINFPGKSTHFSAECWFDDTCILDMDYFVKTLSGIKAKGVRPELIGSIITHYASKWLPDLSTGEGSEVLSPKNFEDSPESVTALWMKKRFFVETLVGILPPEKDSIPCNFLLRLLRIANMVSVEPSYRAELEKRISWQLDQATLKELMIPSFSHTCGTLLDVELVLRLVKRFVNFDEAVRSGTALIKVAKLVDNYLAEAAVDANFTLSEFIALAGAFPEHARATDDGLYRAIDTYLKAHPGVTKQERKSLCRLIDSRKLSPEASLHAAQNERLPVRAVIQVLLSEQTKLNNNKQQIDWSGSFISGTRSPNAGIINDQPPARCMSKREMNVQQMEIKRLKEDVLRLQSQCMTMQAQIEKLLEKKRGSSFFSWKKIIVPSLVKHDKIGEVDRETDVGFIGRQTPVDMKTRLVRGRTPNKWRKSLS; this is translated from the exons ATGAAGAAGCTAGCATTGCCGGAACCCATAAATTTTCCGGGCAAATCTACTCATTTCTCGGCCGAATGTTGGTTCGACGACACGTGTATCCTCGACATGGACTACTTTGTCAAAACACTTTCCGGCATTAAAGCCAAAGGTGTTCGTCCTGAACTTATTGGCTCAATTATTACTCATTATGCTTCTAAATGGCTTCCTGACCTTTCTACTGGAGAAG GTTCAGAAGTGTTAAgcccaaaaaatttcgaagacTCACCGGAAAGTGTCACGGCGTTATGGATGAAAAAGAGGTTCTTTGTAGAAACTTTGGTCGGAATTCTGCCGCCGGAGAAAGATTCAATCCCTTGCAATTTCCTCTTACGTTTGCTACGAATCGCAAATATGGTTTCAGTCGAGCCCAGTTACAGAGCCGAGCTGGAGAAAAGGATATCGTGGCAACTGGACCAGGCTACTTTGAAAGAGCTAATGATTCCGTCTTTTAGTCACACGTGTGGGACATTGCTAGATGTTGAGCTTGTTCTTAGGTTGGTTAAGAGGTTCGTGAATTTTGATGAAGCTGTAAGAAGTGGAACAGCTTTAATTAAGGTAGCGAAACTTGTGGATAATTACTTAGCTGAAGCTGCTGTTGATGCAAACTTCACATTGTCGGAGTTCATTGCTCTTGCTGGTGCATTTCCTGAACATGCTCGGGCTACAGATGATGGCTTGTACAGAGCTATTGACACATATCTCAAA GCGCATCCCGGGGTGacaaaacaagaaagaaaaagtcTATGCAGATTGATAGATAGCAGAAAGCTATCGCCAGAGGCATCCTTGCATGCAGCACAAAACGAACGTTTGCCCGTGCGAGCAGTAATTCAAGTATTATTATCCGAACAAACCAAGCTCAACAATAACAAGCAGCAAATTGATTGGAGTGGTTCCTTTATAAGTGGCACCAGAAGCCCCAACGCGGGGATAATAAATGATCAGCCTCCAGCTCGGTGTATGTCAAAGCGCGAAATGAACGTTCAGCAGATGGAGATAAAGAGGCTGAAAGAAGATGTTCTTAGACTACAGAGTCAATGTATGACAATGCAAGCACAGATTGagaagttgctggaaaagaaaagaGGCAGCAGCTTCTTTAGTTGGAAGAAGATTATTGTACCTTCTTTAGTTAAGCATGATAAAATTGGAGAGGTTGATAGAGAAACTGATGTGGGATTTATTGGAAGACAAACTCCTGTGGATATGAAGACCAGGCTTGTTCGAGGCAGAACACCTAACAAGTGGAGGAAATCTTTGTCCTGA